The Haloprofundus halophilus genomic sequence CGACCGGCGTCGCCCCGAACTCGGCGACGTCGACGAGCGGGTCGGTCGCGTACACATCGGCGCCGAGTCCCTGCAGTTCCTCGATGACCGGCGCTGCGGGCGTCGCCCGCGTCTCCGCGACGCCTGCGCGGTAGGTGACGCCGAGGACGAGCACTTTCGCGTCCTCGATGTCGGTGTGGCGACGCGAGAGCCCTTCGAGTAACTTCTCGACGCCGAATCCGGGCATCGAGTCGTTGACGTCGCGGGCGGTCTGTATCAGCGGCGTCTGTTCGGGGACCTGCTGCATCAAAAAGTACGGGTAGTACGGGATGCAGTGGCCGCCGACGCCGATACCGGGCGTGTGGATGTTGCAGTACGACTGCGTGTTCGCGGCCTCTATCGCCTCGGTCGTGTCGATACCGAGGCTGTCGGTGACGCGGGCGAGTTCGTTCGCCAGCCCGATGTTCACGTCGCGGTAGAGTCCCTCGAACACCTTGACCGCCTCCGCGGTGGTCGCGTCCGAGACAGGAATGACGTCGTTGTTCGTGATCTCGCCGTAGATCATCTCCGCGATGCGCGTGCTCTCGTCGTCGATGCCGCCGACGATCTTCGGGTGCGCTTCGCGGAGTTTGTACAGCGCCTTCCCGCTGGACGTTCGCTCCGGGCAGAACGCGAGGCCGAACTCGCCGCGCGAGAGGCCGCTCTCGCGTTCGAGAATGGGCATGACGACGTCCTCGCACGTGCGCGGCGGAACGGTACACTCGATGATGACGAGGTCG encodes the following:
- a CDS encoding nucleotide sugar dehydrogenase; translated protein: MSSIPRGIGLYGSEYSTQAQRIGLTSGAVPIAIYGLGKMGLPLAGVYAEMSGNVTGVDIDEDVVRGINRGECHIDGEPGLPELVAEQVERDRFEASSDSRAVAKESSVHVVIVPTLITDEHEADLGALESVCADIGSGLDAGDLVIIECTVPPRTCEDVVMPILERESGLSRGEFGLAFCPERTSSGKALYKLREAHPKIVGGIDDESTRIAEMIYGEITNNDVIPVSDATTAEAVKVFEGLYRDVNIGLANELARVTDSLGIDTTEAIEAANTQSYCNIHTPGIGVGGHCIPYYPYFLMQQVPEQTPLIQTARDVNDSMPGFGVEKLLEGLSRRHTDIEDAKVLVLGVTYRAGVAETRATPAAPVIEELQGLGADVYATDPLVDVAEFGATPVDLENITDDEYDAAVLVTAHEQFQEIDWNEFADMIVVDGRQALDLSDTDHYVYTIGVGPGEMRTKERLEQ